In one Coccinella septempunctata chromosome 6, icCocSept1.1, whole genome shotgun sequence genomic region, the following are encoded:
- the LOC123315604 gene encoding regulator of nonsense transcripts 3B — MALTEDSKSTSVKSQSTGNQKSEKREKPPTKVVIRRLPPIIEKDSLLNQISPLPDYDYFYLVNGEAALGENSFSRAYINFTNVTDVYEFKERFDNYVFLDQKGNEYPAVVEFAPFQKIPKKRNKVRCDPKCGTIETDPYYLEFLEYLKKPKEQEDKPEYSYQFSSENKEKDTVTTPLLEFVRSRRAERMRIREERREERRRKEKKIREEEKKKRSEEKFLSKSFSKMKLDNKDISDNEEREEGLENCEIKSENYSEKSYPYKNKERKFEERKRNTKIASPRKEFVDKRDFKNRKEHFKESKVDPPKKEEKQVPKKAKKYSEKREERKMEAQKRAEELEKKGANADCSIPESKKDKSESELVEKIDNTDLNKSEQEDKPFDTRTKSSEKEDKEIDNKPEVNKNKETSKNHKSSKEPKIPETNSLESIDSNKEHKKERIRNKDRPTIAIYRPGMLSKRKLTDGDEKESSNKETK, encoded by the coding sequence ATGGCTTTAACTGAGGATAGCAAATCAACGTCCGTAAAATCTCAAAGCACGGGGAACCAGAAATCAGAGAAACGTGAAAAACCTCCGACCAAAGTTGTTATTAGAAGACTTCCACCCATAATAGAAAAGGATTCATTATTGAACCAAATTTCGCCGTTACCTGattatgattatttttatcTGGTTAATGGGGAGGCAGCTTTGGGAGAAAATTCTTTCTCACGAGCATATATTAATTTCACCAATGTAACAGACGTTTACGAGTTCAAAGAAAGATTTGATAATTATGTTTTCCTGGATCAGAAAGGAAATGAATATCCTGCCGTTGTGGAATTTGCAccttttcaaaaaattcccaagAAACGTAATAAAGTGAGATGCGACCCTAAATGTGGAACGATTGAGACTGATCCATATTATTTGGagtttttggaatatttgaagaaaccTAAAGAACAGGAAGATAAACCAGAATATTCATATCAGTTCTCTTCTGAAAATAAGGAGAAGGATACTGTCACCACTCCTTTACTAGAGTTTGTGAGAAGTCGAAGAGCTGAGCGAATGAGGATCCGAGAAGAACGTAGGGAAGAAAGGAGAAGAAAAGAGAAGAAAATTAgggaagaagaaaagaagaagagGTCTGAGGAAAAGTTTTTGTCTAAATCATTTTCTAAAATGAAATTGGATAATAAAGATATATCAGATAATGAAGAAAGAGAAGAAGGATTGGAGAATTGCGAAATCAAAAGTGAGAATTATTCAGAGAAATCGTATCCATATAAAAATAAAGAGAGAAAATTTGAGGAGCGCAAAAGAAATACGAAAATTGCTTCACCTAGAAAAGAATTTGTTGATAAACGAGatttcaaaaatcgaaaagaaCATTTCAAAGAATCTAAAGTTGATCCACCCAAGAAGGAAGAAAAGCAGGTACCAAAAAAAGCAAAGAAATACAGTGAGAAAAGAGAAGAACGTAAAATGGAGGCGCAAAAAAGAGCAGAAGAATTGGAGAAAAAAGGAGCAAATGCCGATTGCTCCATTCCTGAATCTAAGAAGGATAAATCTGAAAGTGAGTTGGtggaaaaaattgataatactGACTTGAATAAATCAGAACAGGAGGATAAACCATTTGACACTAGAACAAAGTCTAGTGAAAAGGAAGATAAAGAGATTGACAATAAGCCTGAAgttaataaaaacaaagaaacttCTAAGAATCACAAATCATCAAAGGAGCCTAAAATACCTGAGACTAATTCTTTGGAATCTATAGATAGCAACAAAGAGCACAAGAAAGAGAGAATCAGAAACAAAGATCGACCTACAATAGCAATTTACAGACCTGGCATGCTATCTAAAAGAAAGCTGACAGATGGTGATGAGAAAGAATCATCAAATAAGGAAACAAAGTGA
- the LOC123315044 gene encoding methionyl-tRNA formyltransferase, mitochondrial has translation MINKKKSIFYLTKLFQEPILPIQKTPKRSSSGDGYKPPWKILFFGADNFSLFSLSALLNEYRKGETINKLEVCTSVKKIKNDVYKFAEKENLRIRQWPPDLSQNEFDTGLVVSFGHLIPRNVIERFPLGMINVHASLLPQWRGAAPIIYCLANGENVTGISVMKIEPLKFDVGKILSQNSFNIPDDMYMPELSNALGALGAKELINCLKDLPNRLINAKPQSENGISYAPKVNPSFAQIDWKNMTSIKIFNLERALRGFLPLTSTWKGEIVKFFNVHKCQDGSVIQIKPGFIIYDDELRVLKVCCADNKYVTIEKVQIFQKKVMSAKDFNNGYLKKTPLEKRYFL, from the exons ATGATTAATAaaaagaaatcaattttttactTAACCAAGTTATTTCAAGAACCTATACTTCCGATACAAAAAACTCCAAAACGTTCTTCCTCAGGAGATGGATATAAACCACCTTGGAAAATTCTGTTTTTTGGCGCAGATAACTTTTCACTATTCAGTTTATCTGCTTTGCTGAACGAATA TAGAAAGGGCGAGACAATAAATAAGTTGGAAGTATGTACATCggtaaagaaaataaaaaacgatGTTTACAAATTTGCCGAAAAAGAAAACTTGAGAATACGGCAGTGGCCACCTGATTTAAGTCAAAATGAATTTGATACAGGATTAGTTGTATCTTTCGGTCATCTTATCCCAAGAAATGTCATCGAAAGATTTCCACT AGGAATGATAAATGTACATGCCAGCTTATTGCCTCAATGGAGAGGAGCTGCTCCCATTATTTACTGTCTGGCTAATGGAGAGAATGTTACGGGTATATCAGTTATGAAAATTGAGCCTTTGAAATTTGATGTAGGCAAAATATTGTCTCAAAACTCTTTCAATATACCTGATGATATGTATATGCCTGAATTGAGTAATGCATTGGGTGCTCTTGGAGCCAAAGAATTGATAAATTGTCTGAAAGATTTACCAAACAGATTGATTAATGCTAAACCACAATCTGAAAATGGCATTTCTTATG CACCAAAGGTTAACCCATCTTTTGCACAAATTGATTGGAAGAACATGACGTctataaaaatattcaatttagaaAGAGCTCTTCGTGGATTTTTACCTCTCACATCAACTTGGAAAGGAGAAATCGTCAAGTTTTTCAATGTTCATAAGTGTCAAGATGGATCTGTTATTCAAATCAAACCAGGGTTCATAATTTATGACGATGAATTGAGAGTTCTAAAAGTGTGTTGTGCAGATAATAAATATGTAACTATTGAGAAAGTTcaaattttccagaaaaaagtaatGTCAGCTAAGGATTTCAATAATGGTTATTTGAAGAAAACACCATTAGAGAAAAGATACTTTCTTTGA
- the LOC123315165 gene encoding glycerol-3-phosphate dehydrogenase [NAD(+)], cytoplasmic, giving the protein MICAISTVLSRITRSKSLAFRLQQGSAASVWLPKFFSEYLKVTENMSVAKGKQICIVGSGNWGSVIAKIVGQNVQKLEKFDNRVTMYVYEEMVNGKKLTEIINEEHENVKYLPGHKLPPNVEAIPDVVDAAKDADILIFVLPHQFIKGICSTLLGKIKPTAIALSLIKGFDRLDGGGIELISHIINRHLKIPCHVLMGANLANEVANEQFCETTIGCRDRKIGAMLRDIIQTEYFRVVVVDDEDTVEICGALKNIVACGAGFVDGLGLGDNTKAAVIRLGLMEMIKFVDVFYPGGKLSTFFESCGVADLITTCFGGRNRKCSEAFVKTGKSIKKLEDEMLNGQKLQGPITAEEVNFMLKSKGMEDKFPIFTTVHKICTGELKPQEFINCIREHPEHMVKYETEDD; this is encoded by the exons ATGATTTGTGCGATTTCAACAGTTCTCAGTCGTATCACACGAAGCAAAAGTTTAGCATTTCGATTAC AACAAGGGTCAGCAGCGAGTGTCTGGCTCCCAAAATTTTTCTCCGAATACTTAAAAGTAACTGAAAATATGTCTGTTGCTAAAGGAAAACAAATTTGCATAGTGGGCAGTGGTAATTG GGGTTCTGTTATTGCCAAAATTGTTGGTCAAAATGTCCAAAAATTAGAAAAGTTCGACAACAGAGTTACTATGTATGTTTATGAAGAAATGGTGAATGGTAAAAAACTCACTGAAATAATTAATGAGGAGCATGAGAATGTGAAATACCTCCCAGGCCATAAACTGCCTCCTAATGTT GAAGCTATACCTGATGTTGTGGATGCAGCAAAAGATGCCGATATTCTTATTTTTGTGCTTCCTCATCAATTCATCAAAGGAATTTGCTCAACACTACTGGGAAAGATTAAGCCCACTGCCATTGCTCTTTCTCTCATCAAG GGATTTGATAGATTAGATGGTGGGGGTATAGAATTAATATCACATATAATCAATCGACATCTGAAGATTCCTTGCCATGTTCTAATGGGTGCCAATTTAGCCAATGAGGTAGCTAATGAACAGTTTTGCGAAACAACCATTGGATGTAGGGATAGGAAAATAGGTGCAATGCTGAGAGACATTATCCAGACCGAATACTTCAGAGTTGTAGTTGTTGATGATGAAGATACAGTTGAAATTTGTGGTGCACTTAAG AATATTGTGGCATGCGGTGCAGGTTTTGTAGATGGACTTGGTCTTGGAGATAACACAAAAGCTGCAGTCATAAGACTTGGACTCATGGAGATGATAAAATTTGTAGATGTTTTTTACCCTGGTGGTAAATTGTCCACCTTTTTTGAAAGTTGTGGAGTGGCTGATTTGATAACAACTTGTTTTGGTGGACGTAATAGAAAATGTTCCGAAGCTTTTGTTAAAACTGGTAAATCAATAAAGAAACTAGAAGATGAAATGCTGAATGGGCAGAAACTGCAAGGACCAATCACAGCAGAAGAGGTTAATTTTATGTTGAAAAGCAAGGGCATGGAAGACAA ATTCCCGATTTTCACAACAGTCCACAAAATTTGCACAGGGGAGTTGAAACCACAAGAATTCATCAATTGTATTAGAGAGCACCCAGAGCATAT GGTGAAGTATGAAACAGAAGATGATTGA